A window of the Lysinibacillus irui genome harbors these coding sequences:
- a CDS encoding NUDIX hydrolase, giving the protein MIEFTICFVKKGDHILLLNRDKPQWMGAWNGVGGKIEQNETPLACAIREIKEETCITVEDITYKGKITWTDGDINYGCMYAFIAELPESFTYVTPLKVAEGILDWKELTWIFHPENVGIADLKYYLPTMLKETTNYEYIFTYQDKKLVNISSAPIEQTSTV; this is encoded by the coding sequence TTGATTGAATTTACTATTTGTTTTGTAAAGAAGGGTGATCATATCCTTTTGCTGAATAGAGATAAGCCGCAGTGGATGGGTGCATGGAATGGTGTTGGTGGTAAAATTGAACAGAATGAAACACCATTAGCTTGTGCAATCCGTGAAATTAAAGAAGAGACATGTATTACTGTCGAGGATATTACGTATAAAGGAAAAATTACATGGACAGATGGCGATATTAACTATGGTTGTATGTATGCGTTTATAGCGGAACTACCTGAATCTTTTACATATGTAACCCCTCTAAAGGTTGCTGAGGGTATTCTAGATTGGAAGGAACTTACTTGGATTTTCCACCCTGAAAATGTGGGCATTGCGGATTTAAAATATTATTTACCCACAATGCTAAAGGAAACAACTAATTATGAATATATTTTTACCTATCAAGACAAAAAATTGGTCAATATCTCTTCAGCACCAATTGAACAAACATCTACTGTCTAA
- a CDS encoding GrpB family protein: MSDPILILPYTDEWAKEFHSIGSRLREALGDNALRIDHIGSTSITGLAAKPVIDIQLSVASFTPLEAFKGPLECLDFIYRANNPDKSKRYFREAPGHRRVHIHVRQAGSWAEQLALLFRDFLRCHPNYCRRYEQVKYEFAEKYINNRQLYTNSKEAIIWEILKQANQWSQLTGWSPSRSDS, encoded by the coding sequence ATGTCCGATCCTATTTTAATTTTGCCATATACAGATGAATGGGCTAAAGAATTTCATAGCATAGGTTCTCGATTACGTGAGGCCCTAGGAGACAACGCACTGAGAATTGATCATATTGGCTCAACTTCTATAACAGGCTTAGCAGCGAAACCAGTGATTGACATACAACTATCCGTAGCATCATTTACGCCATTGGAAGCGTTTAAAGGACCACTAGAATGTCTTGATTTTATTTATCGAGCAAACAATCCAGACAAGTCTAAACGCTATTTTCGAGAGGCTCCTGGTCATAGACGAGTACATATTCATGTTCGACAGGCTGGTAGTTGGGCAGAACAGCTGGCCTTATTATTTCGAGATTTTTTGCGCTGTCATCCAAATTACTGTCGTCGCTACGAGCAGGTAAAATATGAATTTGCAGAAAAATACATAAATAACCGACAACTATATACAAACTCTAAAGAAGCGATCATTTGGGAAATTTTAAAACAAGCTAATCAATGGAGTCAGCTTACAGGCTGGTCGCCCTCTCGCTCGGATAGCTAA